The genomic interval CCGGGCGGGGCCAGGGCGCGCCCGCTGCGCACCGTGACCTGGTTCATGCGCGGCGGCTGGCGCAGGTCCACGCCAATGAGCTGGCCGATGATGGGATCGACCAGCCCGGCGATCTCCACGCGCACCACCTGCTCCACCGTCACCTGCACATCGGCCACGCCAGGCACGCCGCGCAGCACCTCGGCCAGCGCCAGCGGCGCGCGCTTGACGCCGGCAAACGCATCGGCAAAGTGACCCTGGGCATAAAACTGGTCGCGCGCCAGCGCCAGCGAATCCACCGCCGACAAGGTGGTGATGAAGCCCCCCAGGCCGCTGGCCACCACCAGCGCGATGGTGAGCGCCTGGCTCCACATGCGGCGCAGGTCGCGCAGCAGTTTGCGGTCGAGGGTTTTCATCCGTTTTTGCCGCGGTGGATCTGCGAATCCCCAACAGCGGACGCGCGTGCGGGCGATTTTTGGCGCGTCACCACGACAGCTCCGAAGGCGAGAGCCGGTGTGCGTTGCGCTCGATGCGTGCGATGGTGCCGTCCACCAGATAGACCACCCGGTCGGCCATGGCGGCGATGGCGGCGTTGTGCGTGATGACCACCGCCGTGGTGCCCAGCTCGGCGTTGATGCGGGCGATCACCTCCAGCACCATCTTGCCGGTCTGGTAATCCAGCGCGCCCGTGGGCTCGTCGCACAGCAGCACATCGGGGCGCTTGACGATGGCGCGTGCAATCGCCACGCGCTGCTGCTCACCGCCCGACAGCTGCGCCGGAAAATGGTGCTGCCGCGGCGTCAGGCCCACCAGGCCAATCGCCTCGTCGATAGGCATGGGGTGCGGTGCGATGTCGGTGACCAGCGCCACGTTTTCGCGCACCGTCAGGCTGGGGATCAGGTTGTAGAACTGAAAGACAAAACCCACATGCTCGCGGCGGTAGGTGGTGAGCTCGCTCTCGCTGGCGCCACTGAGGGCGTGGTCGGCAAAACGCACCTCGCCACTGGTGGGCACATCCAGCCCACCCAGGATGTTGAGAAGCGTGGACTTGCCGCTGCCCGAGGCGCCCAGCAGCACCACGAACTCGCCGCGCACGATGTCGAGATTGACACCGTGCAGCGCGCGCACCTGCACCTCCCCGGTCTGGTAGGTTTTGCAAAGATCGCGTGCATGGAACACCACGTCGGCAGCGGGCAGGGCCGGGGGGTGAGCAACAAGGGCTTCGGGCATCGGAGGCAGCGCAGTGCGCCGGGCGTGAGAACGACGTCAACCAGTGTGGGCGCAGCTTGATGCATGTCAACTGTGCTGGATCAAGCAAAACGCACAAAGGGCCGTCGCGGGCACGCCGGGATTGCAGCTGGCCGAAACGCATCCGCCTCCGTAGCCGGTACCCCGGCCAAGAAACGCTACTGAAAACATAGCTGTCAGCGCTTTACCCATAAGCGCCAGATGCCATTTCGACTGGTATTTTCAGCCCCGACTACCCCCGCCAAGCCGCACTGAGGCGCTGGCGCCGCCCCGGTGCGCCCACCACCCCTCCACGCTGTACACCAGCAGAGCCGTCCAGATCAGTACAAAGCCCACCAGGCGTGCTGGCTCGAAGGGTTCGCGGAACAGCCAGACCCCCAACGCAAATTGCAGACTGGGCGAGATGTACTGGAGGATGCCCATGGTGGCCAAAGGAATCCGGCGCGCACCCGCGGCAAACAGCAGAAGGGGCACCGCCGTCAGGGGGCCAGCCACCAGCAGCCAGCCCACGGTGGCGGCATCCCCGTGCACCAGCGCACCCTGCCCCTGCGACGCCCAGACACCCAGGGCCACCACCGCCACCGGCGCCAGCACCAGGGTCTCCAGCGCCAAGCCTTCCAGCGCCCCCAGCGTGGCCACCTTGCGCAGCAGGCCGTAAAAGCCAAAGCTCAGTGCCAGCACCAGCGCAATCCAGGGCACGCGGCCGGTCTGCACCGCCAGCCACAGCACGCCCGACGCTGCCACCGCCACGGCCAGCCACTGCCCGGGGCGCGGCCGTTCGTGCAGAAACACAAAACCCAGCGCCACATTCACCAGCGGCAGGATGAAATACCCCAGGCTGGCGTCCACCACGTGCTGGTTCTGCACCGCCCAGACATAGGTGAGCCAGTTGCCCGATAGCAGCAGCGCCGACACCACAAATGCCCCCAGCACCCTGGGCTGACCCCACAGCGCGCGCATCCAGCCCCACTGGCTGCGCACCGCCAGCACCGCGAACACAAACACCAGCGACCACACGGTGCGGTGGGCCACCACCTCCAGCGCGGGCACCTGGACCACCTGTCGGAAATACAGCGGGAACAGGCCCCAAGCCATGTAGGCAAGGGCTGCATAGACGATTCCTGGGTTCATAGCGTGAAAAGTAGAGCGCAACCGGCCATGCGGGTAGCGCGGCCTGGGACACGACGGCAGAAAAAATCCCTGCAGCGCGAGGCGGTGCAGGGATGGAGGGCGAATGCACGGGCGAGGGGCAAGGCCCCCACCGGGTCAGACGTTGAACAGGAAGTTCAGCACATCTCCGTCTTTCACCACGTATTCCTTGCCTTCAGCACGCATTTTGCCGGCATCCTTCGCGCCCTGCTCGCCCTTGTAGGCAATGAAATCGTCGAACGCAATGGTCTGCGCGCGGATGAAACCGCGTTCAAAGTCACCGTGGATCACGCCAGCGGCCTGGGGCGCAGTGTCCCCGATGTGGATGGTCCAGGCGCGCACTTCCTTCACGCCGGCGGTGAAGTAGGTCTGCAAGCCCAGCAGCTTGAAGGCACCCCGGATCAGGCGGGCCAAGCCCGGTTCGGTCTGACCCATCTCGGCCAGGAACATGTCGCGGTCTTCGTCGCTCATCTCGGCCATTTCGGCTTCCATCTTGGCGCAAATCGCTACCACAGGGGCGTTCTGGCTGGCGGCGTATTCCCTCAGGCGATCCAGGAAAGGGTTGTTCTCGAAACCGTCTTCGCTCACATTGCCGACAAACATGGCCGGTTTGGCGGTGATCAGGCACAGGGACTTGAGCAGGGGCTGCTCCTCCTTGGTGACTTCCACGGAGCGGGCAGGCTTACCTTCGTTCAGCGCGGCCTGGATGCGCGTCAGCAACGCCACAAGTTTGGCCGCGTCCTTGTCGTTGCCGGATTTGGCGGCCTTGGTGTAGCGATTGAGCGCCTTCTCGACGGTACCCATGTCGGCCAGGCACAGTTCGGTCTGAATGACCTCGATATCGGAGATCGGGTCTACCTTGCCCGCAACGTGGATCACGTTGTCGTCTTCAAAGCAGCGCACCACGTTGACGATGGCGTCGGTTTCACGGATGTGGGCCAGAAACTGGTTGCCCAGGCCTTCGCCCTGGCTGGCACCGGCCACCAGGCCGGCAATGTCCACAAACTCGACGATGGCAGGCACGATGCGCTCTGGCGAGATGATCTCGGCGAGTTGCTGCAGGCGCGGGTCGGGCACTTCCACCACGCCCACATTGGGCTCGATGGTGCAGAAAGGGTAGTTCTCGGCGGCAATGCCAGCCTTGGTCAGCGCGTTGAAGAGGGTGGACTTGCCGACGTTGGGCAGGCCCACGATGCCGCATTGGAGGCTCATGGCAGGGCTTTCTAGGGTTCTGGAGACAAACCGCCGATTTTACGGGCCTGCCACCGCTCCCTTTGCTCAGCAGTCACGCGCCCTCATTCGAAGCGCAGATTGGCAGCCACCCGCTGCCCCACGCGCAGCACCTGGCCAGCCCCCTGGCGCACGATGGCATTCATCCCGAAGGTGATGGCGCCGTCAAGCCGCTTGTCCTTGCGGTAGCTGCGCAGCGTGTCACCCACCTCAGGGCTGGCCTCGGCAGTTGCCGGGTCGATGTCGGGAATGGGGCAGCGCCCGCAGGGCTTTACGGGTTGCAGGTGAACCTCTTGCTCCGGGCTGTCGACCCGCAGCAGATCCATGCGGTCTTCGTCGTGCGCGTCCAGCCCCGCCAGCACCACGTTGGGCCGAAACCGATCAATGCCCACCGCCGCGTGGCCGCCCGCCTCCAGGCGCGCATTGAGCTGCGCCATCGAGGCCTCGCTGGCAATCAGCACCGGGAAGCCATCAGAAAACTGGTTGGGCGCCTCGATGCCCCCGGTCCATTGCATGCTCGACAGGCGTCGGTGTTCGGGGTCAAAACGCACCATCCGGCAGGGCTGCCCCAGAAAGTCGGTGAACCACTGCGCAGCGACAGCCCCCATGTCCCATGCGGGCACGGTGTCGCGCCACACGGTCACCGTGGCGGGCGCCTCGACGGCATCGATGGCCACATGCAACGCCAACATGCCGGGTGCGCGAAGCACCATTTCGTCGCGCTTGAGCTGGGGCCGCACCAGTGCCATGCGCGGCAGCGAGCGCTGGGTCAGGAACTTGCCTTCGGCGTCCACCACCATCCAGGCGCGGTCCAGATCGAGCCCGGTTTCAGTGAGCAGAGCTTCCTGCACCTCAATGCCCGCACACGATTTGACCGGATACACAAACAGGCGCGCGATGGTGCCAAACACGTCGGAATCAGGATGAAAGCTCACGCGATAAGGCTCCTCAAAGAAAGACCGGTAATTGGCGAGGCCGATTTTGCACTGCGCTGACGGCCCCAAGCCCCCTCCTACAATGCCGCCATGGCCCAAACCTTTGACATCTGTATCCGCGGCGCCGGTATCGTAGGAACGACTCTGGCACTGCTGATGGCCCGCGAACGCCTGAAAGTAGCCCTGTTGCCGGCCCCTGGCCCCAAGCCCGCTGCATCGGCCGATGTGCGTGCCTACGCAATGAACGCAGCGTCAAGGCAACTGCTCGAATCGCTTCGCAGTTGGCCCGACGCGGCACATGCCACCCCCGTGAAATCCATGCAGGTTCAGGGCGACCAGGGAGGCGCTGTCCGGTTTGATGCGGCCGCCCAGGGGGTAGAGGCGCTGGCCTGGATCGTCGATGTGCCAGCCCTGGAGGCACGGCTCAGGGAAGCTGTGCGTTACCAGCCGCAGGTGGAAATGGTGGATGCCCCCGTTTCGGCAGCGCTGACCGTGGTGTGCGAGGGCCGCACGAGCAGCACCCGCGATGAATTTGGCGTGAATTTTCAGGTCACCCCGTATGGGCAGCACGCCATCGCCACCCGCCTGCACTGCGAACACCCCCACGGGCAGACGGCGCGGCAGTGGTTCTCACCCGAGGGGATCCTGGCCTTTTTGCCGCTTGGCGACGCCGGCGGGAACTCTGTGGCGGTGGTGTGGTCCGTTCCGCAGGAGCAGGTCGCGCCGCTTGTGGCCTTGTCCCCCGAAGAATTTGCGCAAAAGCTCCAATTGGCCAGCCAGGATACGCTGGGGACACTTGAACTGACGGCGCCGCGCGCAGCCTGGCCGCTGCAGATTGCATTGGCCGACCGTTGGTGCGGCCCCCTGGCGGAAAACGGCAGAAACCCGCGCAGCTGGGTGTTGGCGGGGGACGCTGCACACAACGTGCATCCGCTGGCGGGTCAGGGACTCAATCTGGGGCTGGCCGATGCCCAGGCCCTGGCGGCCGCCCTGCATGGCCGCGACTATTGGCGCAGGGTGTCGGATCTGCGGCTGCTGCGACGCTATGAACGCGAACGCAAGGCGGCCCTGGCTCCGATGGGCTGGGCAACCGATGGCCTGCAGCAGCTTTTCTCGCGCCCCGAGGCGCCACTGCAGGCATTGCGCAATTGGGGGATGAAGGGCTTTGAATGGAGCGGCCCTCTGAAAAACTTCGTGGCCCGCCAGGCCATGGGAATACATTGACCACACCGTCGGCCGACTTGGCAAGGCCGCAAGATTGCTTGAACGAGAACACCATGAAACTGATTCCGGGCCTCATCGCTGCTGCCGCGCTTGCGACCAGTCTTGCCACCTTTGCGCAAGAGGCTGACATCCGCAAGGCGCTTGCCGAACGCATCCCGCAGATGGACAAGATCGATGAGGTGCGCCCGACGCCCATGAAGGGTCTCTACGAGGTGCGAATCGGCACTGATCTCTTCTACACGGATGCCAAGGGCAACTATGTGATCCAGGGCGAGCTGATCGACACCAAGATGCGCCGGAACCTGACGGAAGATCGCATCGCCAAACTGACCGCTGTCGAGTTCTCCGAGCTGCCGTTGAAAGACGCCTTCACCATTGTGCGCGGTGATGGAAAGCGCAAGGTGGCCGTGTTTGAGGACCCCAACTGCGGCTACTGCAAGCGCTTTGAGCGCGACATGCAGAACGTTGACAACGTGACGGTGTACCTGTTCCTCTACCCCATCCTCAGCCCCGACTCTGCGGAAAAATCCCGCAATATCTGGTGCGCCAAGGACCAGGTGGCGGCTTGGCAGGATCTCATGGTGCGCGACAAACCGGTGCCAGCCGCCAGCTGCGACACCAGCGCCCTCCAGCGCAATCTGGCGTTCGGGCGCAAACACAAGATCACCGGTACCCCCACGCTGATTTTTGCCAATGGCACACGTGTACCGGGCGCCATTGGCGCCCGGGAAGTCGAAAAACGCCTGGCAGAAGCCAGCGGCGAAACCGCATCCAACTGACCTAACCCCCCGGCTTGCCCACAGTCCGGCCCGGTGCCGCACCACCTGCCGGCCCCGCAAGCTGCCTTTGCTGCAGCCGTCCATGCCCTCACCCCGCAAAGAAGTACCCGCCGACATCCACTATCGTGTTGAACCGTCGGACCTGCACGCCCACATCTTTCGCGTCACATTGACCATTGCCCGCCCGGCCGCGCAGCAGGAAGTGGCGTTGCCTGTCTGGATTCCGGGGAGCTATCTGGTGCGGGAGTTTTCCAAGAACCTGCAAGGTCTGGAGGCCCGGCAGGGGAAGCAGCCCGTCAAGCTTACGCAGTGTGACAAGCACCGGTGGCAAGCCGACTGCGACACGCGCAAACCGCTGGTTTTGTCCTATGCGGTCTGCGCCTACGACACGTCGGTACGCACGGCCTGGCTTGACGCGTCACGCGGCTTTTTCAACGGCACCAGTCTGTGCCTGCGCGTTGAAGGACAGGAAAAACGCAAGCACACGCTCGACATTGCCAGCACTACCGCCACCGCCGGTTGGTCTGTCGCTACAGGGCTCTCGCCCCTCAAGACCGACAAAAAAGGTTTTGGTCTGTACGCTGCAGCGACCTACGACGAGCTGGTGGACTGCCCGGTGGAGATGGGCTCGTTCTGGATCGGCAGGTTTACAGCCTGCGGTGTACCCCACCGCTTCGTGGTGGCCGGAGCCGCGCCTTCTTTCGATGGCAAGCGATTACTGGAAGACACCCGCAAGATTTGCGAGACCGCGATCCGCTTCTGGCACGGTGATGGCGACAAGCCACCCTTCAAGAACTACCTGTTCATGCTCAATGCAGTGGGCGACGGGTACGGCGGGCTGGAGCACCGCAACTCCACGGCACTCATCTGCGGCCGGCGTGACCTGCCGCGCAGCGGGGAGGCCCGCCCGCAGGAGGGCTATACAACCCTTTTGGGGCTGATCAGCCACGAGTATTTCCACACCTGGAACGTCAAGCGGCTGCGGCCGTCGGAGTTCGCAGAATATGACTACACGCGCGAGAACTACACCGCGATGCTGTGGTTCTTCGAGGGGTTCACCAGTTATTACGACGATCTGCTGCTGCGGCGCGCGGGGCTGATTGACGATGCGGCTTATCTGAAACTCATCACGAAGACCGTGAACCAGGTGCTGCAAACCCCAGGCAGAGCCGTACAGACGGTGGCGCAAGCCAGTTTCGACGCCTGGGTGAAGTACTACCGCCAGGACGAAAACACCCCCAACGCCACAGTCAGCTACTACACGAAGGGCTCGCTCGTGGCACTGTGTCTGGACTTGGCGCTCCGCCGGGAGGGGCGCACCACGCTCGACGATGTGATGCGCGCACTCTGGCAGCGCAGCGCGGGTGGTCCGATGAGCGAAGCAGACCTGCGCACAGTGCTCAAGGATCTTGCGGGCCGCGCGTTGGATGAGGAACTAGACCACTGGGTGCACAGTACGGCAGAGCTCCCGCTTGCGGAGCTGCTCGCAGCCCAAGGCGTCGCGCTGAAGGACGAAAAACCGCAACTGGCCCAGCAGCTGGGTCTGCGCGTGGCGGAGAACCATAGCGTGCACATCAAGACCGTCTTGCGGGGCAGTGCCGCCGAGCGGGCTGGCATGAACGCTGGCGACGAATGGCTGGGCGTGGAGGTGCAAGGGCAAGGCTGGCGGATCACCAAGCTCGACGATGTTTCCTTCTATACCGGCAGCCACACCAGCCTTGAGGCGCTGGTGGCTCGCGACGGCCGACTGCTGCGGCTGCCGGTGCAGCTCCCTGGCTTGCCGCCAGACACTACCTCCACCAAAGGCCGTCGCCACACGGGCACATCCCTTGCGGCTGCAGACACCGTCAGCCTGGGAATTTCGGATGCCGCTGCGCTCAAGCGCTGGCTCGGCTGACACGTGCGAAGCCCGACAGGGTTGGGTATATTCCCCGGGCAGTCATCACCAACCAAACCCCCCAGGAGATTTCATGGCTTACGAAA from Acidovorax sp. FHTAMBA carries:
- the ychF gene encoding redox-regulated ATPase YchF, translating into MSLQCGIVGLPNVGKSTLFNALTKAGIAAENYPFCTIEPNVGVVEVPDPRLQQLAEIISPERIVPAIVEFVDIAGLVAGASQGEGLGNQFLAHIRETDAIVNVVRCFEDDNVIHVAGKVDPISDIEVIQTELCLADMGTVEKALNRYTKAAKSGNDKDAAKLVALLTRIQAALNEGKPARSVEVTKEEQPLLKSLCLITAKPAMFVGNVSEDGFENNPFLDRLREYAASQNAPVVAICAKMEAEMAEMSDEDRDMFLAEMGQTEPGLARLIRGAFKLLGLQTYFTAGVKEVRAWTIHIGDTAPQAAGVIHGDFERGFIRAQTIAFDDFIAYKGEQGAKDAGKMRAEGKEYVVKDGDVLNFLFNV
- a CDS encoding DsbC family protein; the encoded protein is MKLIPGLIAAAALATSLATFAQEADIRKALAERIPQMDKIDEVRPTPMKGLYEVRIGTDLFYTDAKGNYVIQGELIDTKMRRNLTEDRIAKLTAVEFSELPLKDAFTIVRGDGKRKVAVFEDPNCGYCKRFERDMQNVDNVTVYLFLYPILSPDSAEKSRNIWCAKDQVAAWQDLMVRDKPVPAASCDTSALQRNLAFGRKHKITGTPTLIFANGTRVPGAIGAREVEKRLAEASGETASN
- a CDS encoding peptidase M61 — translated: MPSPRKEVPADIHYRVEPSDLHAHIFRVTLTIARPAAQQEVALPVWIPGSYLVREFSKNLQGLEARQGKQPVKLTQCDKHRWQADCDTRKPLVLSYAVCAYDTSVRTAWLDASRGFFNGTSLCLRVEGQEKRKHTLDIASTTATAGWSVATGLSPLKTDKKGFGLYAAATYDELVDCPVEMGSFWIGRFTACGVPHRFVVAGAAPSFDGKRLLEDTRKICETAIRFWHGDGDKPPFKNYLFMLNAVGDGYGGLEHRNSTALICGRRDLPRSGEARPQEGYTTLLGLISHEYFHTWNVKRLRPSEFAEYDYTRENYTAMLWFFEGFTSYYDDLLLRRAGLIDDAAYLKLITKTVNQVLQTPGRAVQTVAQASFDAWVKYYRQDENTPNATVSYYTKGSLVALCLDLALRREGRTTLDDVMRALWQRSAGGPMSEADLRTVLKDLAGRALDEELDHWVHSTAELPLAELLAAQGVALKDEKPQLAQQLGLRVAENHSVHIKTVLRGSAAERAGMNAGDEWLGVEVQGQGWRITKLDDVSFYTGSHTSLEALVARDGRLLRLPVQLPGLPPDTTSTKGRRHTGTSLAAADTVSLGISDAAALKRWLG
- the rarD gene encoding EamA family transporter RarD; protein product: MNPGIVYAALAYMAWGLFPLYFRQVVQVPALEVVAHRTVWSLVFVFAVLAVRSQWGWMRALWGQPRVLGAFVVSALLLSGNWLTYVWAVQNQHVVDASLGYFILPLVNVALGFVFLHERPRPGQWLAVAVAASGVLWLAVQTGRVPWIALVLALSFGFYGLLRKVATLGALEGLALETLVLAPVAVVALGVWASQGQGALVHGDAATVGWLLVAGPLTAVPLLLFAAGARRIPLATMGILQYISPSLQFALGVWLFREPFEPARLVGFVLIWTALLVYSVEGWWAHRGGASASVRLGGGSRG
- a CDS encoding FAD-dependent monooxygenase; protein product: MAQTFDICIRGAGIVGTTLALLMARERLKVALLPAPGPKPAASADVRAYAMNAASRQLLESLRSWPDAAHATPVKSMQVQGDQGGAVRFDAAAQGVEALAWIVDVPALEARLREAVRYQPQVEMVDAPVSAALTVVCEGRTSSTRDEFGVNFQVTPYGQHAIATRLHCEHPHGQTARQWFSPEGILAFLPLGDAGGNSVAVVWSVPQEQVAPLVALSPEEFAQKLQLASQDTLGTLELTAPRAAWPLQIALADRWCGPLAENGRNPRSWVLAGDAAHNVHPLAGQGLNLGLADAQALAAALHGRDYWRRVSDLRLLRRYERERKAALAPMGWATDGLQQLFSRPEAPLQALRNWGMKGFEWSGPLKNFVARQAMGIH
- a CDS encoding MOSC N-terminal beta barrel domain-containing protein; the protein is MSFHPDSDVFGTIARLFVYPVKSCAGIEVQEALLTETGLDLDRAWMVVDAEGKFLTQRSLPRMALVRPQLKRDEMVLRAPGMLALHVAIDAVEAPATVTVWRDTVPAWDMGAVAAQWFTDFLGQPCRMVRFDPEHRRLSSMQWTGGIEAPNQFSDGFPVLIASEASMAQLNARLEAGGHAAVGIDRFRPNVVLAGLDAHDEDRMDLLRVDSPEQEVHLQPVKPCGRCPIPDIDPATAEASPEVGDTLRSYRKDKRLDGAITFGMNAIVRQGAGQVLRVGQRVAANLRFE
- a CDS encoding ABC transporter ATP-binding protein yields the protein MPEALVAHPPALPAADVVFHARDLCKTYQTGEVQVRALHGVNLDIVRGEFVVLLGASGSGKSTLLNILGGLDVPTSGEVRFADHALSGASESELTTYRREHVGFVFQFYNLIPSLTVRENVALVTDIAPHPMPIDEAIGLVGLTPRQHHFPAQLSGGEQQRVAIARAIVKRPDVLLCDEPTGALDYQTGKMVLEVIARINAELGTTAVVITHNAAIAAMADRVVYLVDGTIARIERNAHRLSPSELSW